DNA sequence from the Candidatus Krumholzibacteriia bacterium genome:
CCCGGTCGAAAATGCGGGTCCCGTTCAGGTAGACGGCGAAGCCGTCATCGTAGTCGTAGAGGATCGCGATCCGGGTCACCGACTGCACTTCGTACACCGTGAAGGCGCGCCGCGTGTACACGGTAGCGTAGTTGTTCTGCATGTCCGTGAGCACGGTGGCGTCGTCGCTGTCGCCGAAGCCGAAGCCGCTCGCCCCCTGGAGCCAGGAGGAATCGTTGAAGCCGAGGTTGGCCCAGGTGCTCCCGGGGTTGGTCGTGCCCTTGAAATAGCGCCAGATGCTGCCGATGGCGATCACCTTCCGCACCGTGCCGGTGGCGGTGATGTTCCAGCTCTGCTGGACGAAGCCGGAGCTGTTCGTGGCCCGCAGCGTGACGGCGAAGCTCTGCTCCGCCGTCGGGATCCCGGTGACGATGCCGTTGGCGCTGTTGACGATGAGCCAAGCCGGCGCCTGCGTCAGGCTCCAGGTGATCGGCCCCGGGCCGGTGGCGGTGGGGACATAGACGTACTGGGAGCCGAGGCTCGCGGTGAGCGACGGTGAGGAGGTGATGACCGGCAGGTTGAGCGGCGGCGGCAGGTCCACGAGCCGCTCGATGCGTCCCAGCGACGGAGCGCCGGAGTTGTGCACAAGGTAGAGCAGCCAGTGTCCCGGCGGCGCTGCCTCGTGGTCGTTCGGCGCCGCCACGCGGACGTTCCCCACATGGGGGAGGAACCCGAGCGAGAGAGCGCGCTGGTCGGCGTTGAAGCCGGCGCTCACCGTGCCGGCTCGTACCAGCCACACAGCGGCGATGGAATCGTCCGGCGTGTTGACCGTGAGGCTGTCGCCATACACCATCGAGTCCGCCACCGCGGTGATCAGCGGACGGGCGCCTTTGAACAGATACGGCGGGGAGAAGATCTCCGCGTTCGCGTGCAATTCCGAGCCCGCCTCACCCGTACCGCCACCGGCCACCAGCACCCGCGCGTCCGGGAGCAGCAGCGCCACCGAGCCGTTCCGCCGCGGCACCGCCATGGAATCGAGATCCGTCCAGGTTTCCAGCACCGGGTTGAAGCGCTCCGCGGCGTAGACGGCGTATTGCAGCTCGTCCCCCATCAACGTGCCCCCGGTGACGAGCACGCTGCCGTCGGCCAGGATGGTGGCCTGATGGTGACGACGCGCCGCGGACATGGAGGCGGTGGCCCTCCAGCCCAGGCCATTGCTGAGGTCGATGATCTCGCAGGTCGGTGTGGCCGGGCTGCGCCCGCCGAGGCTCATGACCCGGTCGGTCACTCCCGGAACGAGCACGGCGGTGCCGCCGTCGCGCGCGCC
Encoded proteins:
- a CDS encoding galactose oxidase-like domain-containing protein: MLLASHQWCPRLAAAWPGPLPWRRRGAATPFARLLLALVGFGAPLAVGTVPAAAQPGSVGQWGAPIAFPFAASHAALLRDGRVLLWNDLGALPQIWNPANGTFASAAAPGALPGGMAQANLKDGRLILLGGVAPTDSGLATVWRYNVIGNVWQSLPTLITGRDEATAVLLGDGRALAVAGDVAPNAAAAVPELAQPGSNWVGLTNASRSLPRRPWCFLLANGMVAVAGPERTTRLLDVTGNGDWSVVSDMLFGARDGGTAVLVPGVTDRVMSLGGRSPATPTCEIIDLSNGLGWRATASMSAARRHHQATILADGSVLVTGGTLMGDELQYAVYAAERFNPVLETWTDLDSMAVPRRNGSVALLLPDARVLVAGGGTGEAGSELHANAEIFSPPYLFKGARPLITAVADSMVYGDSLTVNTPDDSIAAVWLVRAGTVSAGFNADQRALSLGFLPHVGNVRVAAPNDHEAAPPGHWLLYLVHNSGAPSLGRIERLVDLPPPLNLPVITSSPSLTASLGSQYVYVPTATGPGPITWSLTQAPAWLIVNSANGIVTGIPTAEQSFAVTLRATNSSGFVQQSWNITATGTVRKVIAIGSIWRYFKGTTNPGSTWANLGFNDSSWLQGASGFGFGDSDDATVLTDMQNNYATVYTRRAFTVYEVQSVTRIAILYDYDDGFAVYLNGTRIFDRGAPATITNTSLATSSHEAIHSFERQEITTPATLALLQEGQNVLAVVGLNNTLGSNDVTLRIELELVGGSDLPVDAPWSEAGSGDWVFPNPFQDGTHFRFGLQRAGAVRLELFDVRGRRLRTLLAPGLLPGMQHLQWDGRDEGGEGVVPGVYFYRLLTPDGERRGKLVKSSIVAR